One genomic region from Gemmatimonadota bacterium encodes:
- a CDS encoding pitrilysin family protein encodes MSTLPARSALIHALRRVGAVLGMALGTLPVSAAAQTSDDGIPELPVAERTLANGMRFVVLPRPTSPTIAFAVHTGVGGVDEVPGETGIVHLLEHLLFKGTTTIGTRSLEREMELFPQIDAVFDSLVAERDRGVEANAVRVGRLEERLQALEARARRFVNPNELDRIYSENGARGLNATTTAEETVYFVELPANRLELWMILEADRRLNPVFREFHTERNVVIEERNLRVDTDPAGKLYEAHMAEAFRVHPYGQPVVGTLEDLERLDRPRVEAYFRRYYGARNTVVAIVGDVDAEATLDMAERYFSTVPPGEVPPPVTVVEPPQDGERTVEVTFDAEPRIRVAWHIPALDHPDAPALQMLSAVLTAGRTSRLHKRMVTQERIASSVVSSTVPGGRYPGLLVVEALPAPGHDVQELRSAILEEVERLRQEPPVELELTRVRNQLEAGAVRRLRSNLSLAFELAGTVARHGDWRETFRATDRMVDVTPADVQRVAQAWLVEQQRSVALLRRPVVADATAPDSTAAPAEAGGEPGDTPPRRPAQAGADRVRQRIQVGLPRVAPASPDAEVGRGPALAFEPPPLRYDETEPRVERLEGVPVVFLEDHSLPLASVFFRFDRGFAHLPRTQYAAVTALSSMLQNGGTERLPPDSLSLRMELLAMESSFSSTGEAMASGFNVLSRDLEDGLSLWRQVLLEPRFDSTEIEIWRARELDYTRRSEDSPQSVAYSAFNHLMFGEHPIGWDMGADDLTQERVNPTTLRDAHAAIFCRDQLIIGIAGDLSWSEARTRLEPLLQAWPPCARSLDDPAPPTVRSAGGIFLIPKRTPQATVVLGQPTTVREGDRADYFASRVANSILGSSGMSSRLMQRIRTEKGYAYGATSTWTAPRRSNGILAMVTSSRTETTVPAAEVMLDVLRQMSEQAPERAEVRSIREEITNGMVFTLQSAAQVVQRRMSYLASDIPADWLETYLEEIQRVEPDDVLRVVKAQFDPGKITWLLVGDPDILLPELERLGPVTLLEASADEAVEPVSAPPRGSPRSPR; translated from the coding sequence GTGTCCACGCTGCCAGCCCGCTCCGCCCTGATCCACGCGCTGCGACGCGTCGGCGCCGTCCTGGGGATGGCGCTCGGCACCCTTCCCGTCTCCGCAGCAGCCCAGACGTCGGACGACGGCATCCCGGAGTTGCCCGTCGCCGAGCGCACGCTCGCGAACGGCATGCGCTTCGTGGTGCTTCCCCGCCCGACGTCGCCGACCATCGCTTTCGCCGTGCACACCGGGGTGGGCGGGGTCGACGAGGTCCCGGGAGAGACCGGGATCGTGCATCTGCTCGAGCACCTGCTGTTCAAGGGCACGACGACGATCGGGACGCGCTCCCTGGAGCGCGAGATGGAGCTGTTCCCGCAGATCGACGCGGTCTTCGACTCCCTGGTCGCGGAGCGCGACCGCGGCGTCGAGGCCAACGCCGTGCGCGTGGGTCGGCTGGAGGAGCGGCTGCAGGCGCTCGAAGCCCGCGCCCGTCGCTTCGTGAACCCCAACGAGCTCGACCGCATCTACTCGGAGAACGGTGCGCGCGGGCTCAACGCCACGACCACGGCGGAGGAGACGGTCTATTTCGTCGAGCTTCCGGCGAACCGATTGGAGCTCTGGATGATCCTCGAGGCGGATCGCCGGCTGAACCCGGTGTTCCGCGAATTCCACACGGAGCGCAACGTCGTCATCGAGGAGCGCAACCTGCGCGTCGACACCGACCCCGCCGGCAAGCTCTATGAGGCGCACATGGCGGAGGCGTTCCGGGTGCACCCCTACGGGCAGCCCGTCGTGGGAACGCTGGAGGACCTGGAGCGCCTCGACCGGCCCCGGGTCGAAGCCTATTTCCGACGCTACTACGGTGCCCGCAACACGGTCGTGGCCATCGTCGGCGACGTGGACGCCGAGGCGACGCTGGACATGGCGGAGCGGTACTTCTCCACCGTGCCGCCGGGAGAGGTTCCGCCGCCGGTGACGGTGGTCGAGCCGCCGCAGGACGGGGAGCGGACGGTGGAGGTGACCTTCGACGCCGAGCCACGCATCCGGGTGGCGTGGCACATCCCCGCGTTGGACCACCCCGACGCCCCTGCGCTGCAGATGCTGTCGGCCGTGCTCACCGCCGGGCGGACGTCCCGGTTGCACAAGCGGATGGTCACCCAGGAGCGGATCGCATCGTCCGTCGTCAGCTCGACCGTCCCGGGGGGCCGCTATCCGGGGCTGCTGGTCGTCGAAGCGCTGCCCGCGCCCGGGCACGACGTGCAGGAGCTGCGCAGCGCCATCCTGGAGGAGGTCGAACGTCTGCGGCAGGAGCCGCCGGTGGAGCTGGAGCTGACCCGCGTGCGGAACCAGCTGGAGGCGGGCGCCGTGCGCAGGTTGCGCTCGAACCTCTCGCTCGCCTTCGAGCTCGCGGGCACCGTGGCACGTCACGGGGACTGGCGCGAGACCTTCCGCGCCACCGACCGGATGGTGGACGTCACCCCTGCGGACGTGCAGCGCGTCGCCCAGGCCTGGCTGGTCGAGCAGCAGCGCAGCGTTGCTCTGCTGCGACGCCCGGTCGTCGCCGACGCGACCGCCCCGGACTCCACGGCCGCCCCGGCAGAGGCCGGCGGGGAGCCTGGGGACACGCCGCCCCGCCGGCCGGCGCAGGCGGGCGCGGACCGCGTGCGCCAGCGCATCCAGGTCGGGCTCCCGCGGGTGGCTCCCGCATCTCCCGACGCCGAGGTCGGACGGGGGCCGGCGCTCGCCTTCGAGCCGCCGCCACTCCGCTACGACGAGACCGAGCCCCGGGTCGAACGGCTGGAGGGCGTGCCCGTGGTGTTCCTCGAGGACCACTCGCTCCCGCTGGCCAGTGTGTTCTTCCGGTTCGATCGCGGCTTCGCCCACCTTCCCCGGACGCAATACGCCGCCGTGACGGCCTTGAGCTCGATGCTGCAGAACGGCGGGACCGAGCGCCTGCCGCCGGATTCGCTTTCGCTGCGCATGGAGCTGCTGGCGATGGAGAGCTCCTTCAGCTCGACCGGCGAAGCGATGGCCTCGGGCTTCAACGTGCTCTCCCGCGATCTGGAGGACGGCCTCTCCTTGTGGCGGCAGGTCCTCCTGGAACCTCGATTCGACAGCACCGAGATCGAGATCTGGCGGGCTCGCGAGCTCGACTACACCCGACGCAGCGAGGATTCGCCGCAGAGCGTGGCCTACTCGGCGTTCAACCATCTGATGTTCGGGGAGCACCCCATCGGATGGGACATGGGCGCGGACGACCTCACGCAGGAGCGGGTGAACCCCACCACGCTGCGGGACGCGCACGCGGCCATCTTCTGTCGCGACCAGCTGATCATCGGCATCGCCGGGGACCTGTCGTGGAGCGAGGCCCGCACCCGCCTCGAACCCTTGCTGCAGGCGTGGCCCCCGTGCGCACGCTCGCTCGACGATCCCGCGCCGCCGACCGTTCGCAGCGCCGGTGGGATCTTCCTCATCCCCAAGCGGACGCCGCAGGCCACGGTGGTGCTCGGTCAGCCGACGACCGTGCGGGAGGGAGACCGCGCCGACTACTTCGCATCGCGCGTGGCCAACTCGATCCTGGGCTCGAGCGGGATGTCCAGCCGCCTCATGCAGCGCATCCGCACCGAGAAGGGATACGCCTACGGCGCGACGTCCACCTGGACGGCGCCGCGTCGCAGCAACGGAATCCTCGCCATGGTGACCAGCTCGCGCACGGAGACCACCGTGCCGGCGGCGGAGGTCATGCTGGACGTGCTCCGCCAGATGAGCGAGCAGGCACCCGAGCGCGCGGAGGTGCGCAGCATCCGCGAGGAGATCACCAACGGCATGGTCTTCACCCTCCAGAGCGCAGCCCAGGTGGTGCAGCGTCGGATGTCGTACCTGGCGTCGGACATCCCCGCCGACTGGCTCGAGACCTACCTCGAGGAGATCCAGCGCGTGGAGCCCGACGACGTGCTCCGCGTGGTGAAGGCGCAGTTCGACCCCGGCAAGATCACGTGGCTGCTGGTGGGTGATCCGGACATCCTGCTGCCGGAGCTCGAACGGCTGGGGCCCGTGACCCTGCTGGAGGCGTCCGCGGACGAGGCGGTGGAGCCGGTCAGCGCTCCGCCACGTGGATCGCCGCGATCCCCCCGCTGA
- the mutM gene encoding bifunctional DNA-formamidopyrimidine glycosylase/DNA-(apurinic or apyrimidinic site) lyase, with product MPELPEVQAVVDGLRHVLPGRRIVSVHVRRADVCRPSGAAVRRLLTGARVTEVFRRAKNIVAPTDAGVVLRVHLGMTGRLLFYPGTSGRPGHTAVTFRLDGGATLVYADVRRFGRVEALEEATWEGRSQALGPEPLDPALGAAEFHRRLATSRTPVRSWLLDPRRVAGVGNIYATEALFGARIHPTRPAASLTRAEAGRLLREVRRALDSGIRAGGTTLRDYRNIDGQEGENARNLRAYGREGSACPRCGAPIERLVFGGRSAFLCPRCQPAPP from the coding sequence ATGCCCGAGCTTCCCGAGGTCCAGGCCGTCGTCGACGGCCTCCGGCACGTGCTGCCGGGCCGACGCATCGTCTCGGTGCACGTCCGTCGGGCCGACGTCTGCCGTCCGTCCGGCGCGGCCGTGCGCCGGCTCCTGACGGGCGCCCGCGTCACCGAGGTCTTCCGGCGCGCCAAGAACATCGTCGCTCCCACCGACGCGGGGGTGGTCCTCAGGGTCCACCTGGGCATGACCGGCCGCCTGCTGTTCTATCCCGGCACCTCGGGTCGGCCCGGCCACACCGCCGTCACGTTCCGGCTCGACGGGGGCGCCACCCTGGTGTACGCCGACGTGCGCCGCTTCGGTCGGGTGGAGGCGCTCGAAGAGGCGACCTGGGAGGGACGGTCCCAGGCGCTCGGGCCCGAGCCGCTGGACCCCGCGCTCGGCGCCGCCGAGTTCCACCGGCGCCTGGCGACCTCGCGCACGCCCGTCCGCTCCTGGCTGCTGGACCCCCGCCGGGTGGCGGGCGTGGGGAACATCTACGCCACCGAGGCCCTGTTCGGGGCCCGGATCCATCCCACCCGCCCGGCGGCGTCCCTCACCCGTGCGGAGGCGGGGCGACTGCTGCGCGAGGTGCGGCGGGCCCTGGACTCGGGGATCCGTGCCGGAGGCACGACACTGCGCGACTACCGGAACATCGATGGTCAGGAGGGGGAAAACGCCAGGAACCTTCGCGCGTATGGGCGAGAAGGATCGGCGTGCCCCCGATGCGGCGCGCCGATCGAGCGTCTTGTCTTCGGGGGACGATCCGCATTCCTGTGTCCACGCTGCCAGCCCGCTCCGCCCTGA
- a CDS encoding heavy metal-binding domain-containing protein, with amino-acid sequence MILTTTPTVEGRPIGEYLGIVTGEAIIGANIFKDIMATVRDIVGGRSEAYERALRSAREEALREMSAQASARGANAVVGVDLDYEVLGSGNGMLMVTCSGTAVALP; translated from the coding sequence ATGATCCTGACCACAACGCCGACCGTCGAGGGCCGCCCCATCGGGGAGTACCTGGGCATCGTGACCGGGGAAGCCATCATCGGCGCGAACATCTTCAAGGACATCATGGCCACGGTGCGCGACATCGTGGGCGGACGCTCCGAGGCCTACGAGCGCGCGCTGCGCTCCGCCCGCGAGGAGGCCCTGCGCGAGATGTCGGCGCAAGCGTCCGCCCGGGGCGCCAACGCCGTGGTCGGCGTCGATCTCGACTACGAGGTGCTCGGCAGCGGCAACGGCATGCTGATGGTGACCTGCAGCGGGACGGCGGTCGCGCTCCCGTAG